In uncultured Cohaesibacter sp., a genomic segment contains:
- a CDS encoding DMT family transporter, whose translation MPTWILITISAAFLQNIRSVLQKHLKGALSTTGATFVRFCFGVPFALLYLFGYTWLSGKALPAFNSQFLFWVLLASLGQIGAQFLLVHLFSFRNFTVGTAYSRTEPAQAALFAFLFFSETLKASALLAIGVAVLGVMLISVARTTLSIRTLITSTFSRTALIGLASGFLFGVTAASFRKASLSLEPTMAAPDYILQASFTLATAILFQTVLMGIWITFREKEQWGAVAKAWKPSLATGFVGASASFGWFMAMTLQQSALVKALAQVEMLFTFASTVFIFKEKINRLEMMGCGLIVCGVLILVLG comes from the coding sequence ATGCCAACCTGGATATTGATCACCATTTCTGCAGCCTTTCTGCAAAATATCCGCTCTGTTTTGCAAAAGCACCTCAAGGGGGCGCTGAGCACAACGGGGGCGACCTTCGTGCGCTTCTGCTTCGGGGTGCCCTTCGCCCTTCTCTATCTGTTCGGCTATACATGGCTTTCTGGCAAGGCGCTGCCCGCCTTCAACAGCCAGTTCCTGTTTTGGGTCTTGCTGGCATCACTGGGGCAGATCGGGGCGCAGTTTCTGCTGGTGCATCTGTTTTCCTTCCGCAACTTCACGGTGGGGACGGCCTATAGCCGCACCGAACCGGCGCAGGCGGCGCTGTTTGCTTTTCTGTTTTTCTCCGAAACCCTGAAAGCCTCGGCGCTTCTGGCCATCGGCGTGGCGGTGCTCGGGGTGATGCTGATTTCGGTTGCCCGCACCACCCTTTCCATCCGCACCCTGATCACCTCGACCTTCTCGCGCACGGCGCTGATCGGCCTTGCCTCGGGCTTCCTGTTCGGGGTTACGGCGGCCAGCTTTCGCAAGGCGTCGCTGTCGCTCGAACCCACCATGGCCGCACCGGACTACATCCTTCAGGCAAGCTTCACGCTGGCCACCGCCATCCTGTTCCAGACCGTGCTGATGGGCATCTGGATCACCTTTCGCGAGAAGGAACAATGGGGCGCCGTTGCGAAGGCGTGGAAACCCTCGCTGGCCACCGGCTTTGTCGGTGCCTCGGCGAGCTTTGGCTGGTTCATGGCCATGACGCTGCAACAGTCGGCACTGGTCAAGGCGCTAGCGCAGGTGGAAATGCTCTTCACCTTCGCCTCGACGGTCTTCATCTTCAAGGAAAAGATCAATCGGCTGGAAATGATGGGCTGCGGACTGATCGTCTGCGGGGTCCTGATTCTGGTACTGGGGTGA
- a CDS encoding alpha-glucosidase/alpha-galactosidase, producing MKKVKITYIGGGSQQWALRLMSDLALSDKLTGSLVLYDIDHGAALKNKEISSQIFGKPGALSKFVVEVEDELDNALKGADFVVISIEPGPTQKRFIDLKIPEKYGVYQSVGDTTGPGGIARALRSIPTMADFAHHIMAVCPDAWVINYTNPMAWCTGALYAAEPEIKALGCCHEVFHTQEMLAKWIAQTYGVEMPSRKDIKLDISGVNHFTFATDAVWKGKSILAEFAAAMQEGDPAELSKIALGRESREEWFTSEFKIAENFLTRFGVLGAAGDRHLAEFVPWYLSSKEEINSWGVCMTPYEWRIKRASNPDEARQKYLQGDLAPSGEEGVLLLEALAGATEEMVRTNFNMPNMGQNPDVPVGAIVESYGLISENKVEPIGCGILPEAVQALEDRNIEIQQLVLEGVMNRDKDMVFAGFAIDPLNAISPRAAKAMFDEIWEALELDW from the coding sequence ATGAAAAAGGTAAAAATCACTTATATCGGCGGCGGCAGCCAGCAGTGGGCGCTACGGCTGATGTCCGATCTGGCCCTGTCTGACAAACTGACCGGCAGCCTTGTGCTGTATGATATCGACCATGGGGCTGCCTTGAAAAACAAGGAGATCAGTTCGCAGATTTTCGGCAAGCCCGGAGCGCTCAGCAAGTTTGTCGTAGAAGTCGAGGACGAACTGGACAATGCGCTCAAGGGGGCCGATTTCGTTGTCATATCCATTGAGCCGGGGCCGACGCAGAAACGCTTCATCGATCTCAAGATTCCGGAAAAATATGGCGTCTATCAGAGCGTTGGCGACACCACGGGGCCGGGCGGCATTGCCCGTGCGCTACGCTCCATTCCGACCATGGCCGACTTTGCCCATCATATCATGGCGGTCTGCCCTGATGCATGGGTGATCAACTATACCAACCCGATGGCCTGGTGCACCGGAGCGCTCTATGCGGCAGAGCCGGAGATCAAAGCGCTGGGCTGCTGCCATGAGGTGTTCCACACTCAGGAAATGCTGGCCAAGTGGATTGCCCAGACCTACGGCGTCGAGATGCCCAGCCGCAAGGATATCAAGCTCGATATTTCTGGCGTCAACCATTTCACCTTTGCCACGGATGCGGTCTGGAAGGGCAAGAGCATTCTGGCCGAATTTGCTGCCGCCATGCAGGAAGGTGATCCGGCAGAGCTGAGCAAGATCGCGCTTGGTCGTGAATCCAGAGAAGAATGGTTCACCTCCGAATTCAAGATCGCAGAGAATTTCCTTACCCGCTTTGGCGTGCTGGGCGCGGCGGGTGATCGGCATCTGGCCGAATTCGTGCCCTGGTATCTCTCCTCCAAGGAAGAGATCAACAGCTGGGGTGTCTGCATGACGCCCTATGAATGGCGCATCAAGCGGGCCAGCAATCCCGATGAGGCCCGGCAGAAATATCTGCAGGGTGACCTTGCGCCATCTGGCGAGGAAGGCGTGTTGCTACTGGAGGCGCTGGCAGGCGCAACCGAGGAGATGGTGCGGACCAATTTCAACATGCCCAATATGGGTCAGAATCCCGATGTGCCGGTGGGGGCCATTGTCGAAAGCTACGGTCTGATTTCCGAAAACAAGGTCGAGCCGATCGGCTGTGGCATTCTTCCTGAAGCGGTGCAGGCACTGGAAGATCGCAATATCGAAATCCAGCAGTTGGTGCTCGAAGGCGTGATGAACCGGGACAAGGACATGGTCTTTGCCGGCTTTGCCATTGACCCGCTCAATGCGATCAGCCCGCGCGCTGCCAAGGCGATGTTTGACGAGATCTGGGAAGCGCTGGAGCTGGACTGGTAA
- a CDS encoding DUF930 domain-containing protein — translation MKSQTCIVSLALLLVTIAPQGAFAMNNKLRAWLKEMAPQERMLQLCNMEVMGKLDADRLVDYTFADPQISDTKVNAQGAAYRRNGHWYKLSYSCNTSKDQMEVLKLTYKKGNEIPKGDWTQYNLFN, via the coding sequence ATGAAATCGCAAACTTGCATTGTCTCGCTCGCGTTGCTCTTGGTGACGATTGCTCCGCAAGGGGCCTTTGCCATGAACAACAAGCTGCGCGCCTGGCTCAAGGAAATGGCGCCGCAGGAGCGAATGCTTCAGCTTTGCAATATGGAAGTCATGGGAAAGCTAGATGCAGACCGGTTGGTGGATTACACCTTCGCCGATCCGCAGATCAGCGATACCAAGGTCAATGCGCAAGGCGCCGCCTATCGCCGTAATGGTCATTGGTACAAGCTCAGCTATTCCTGCAACACCAGCAAAGACCAGATGGAAGTGCTCAAGCTCACCTACAAAAAGGGCAATGAAATACCCAAGGGTGACTGGACGCAATATAACCTGTTCAACTGA
- a CDS encoding class II glutamine amidotransferase → MCRWIAYKGQPVFLEHYVTTADHSLIHQSLHAEEGKTVTNGDGFGIGWYGAKENPGIYREILPAWNDTNLKSLAAQIQSSLFFAHVRASTGTATNRCNCHPFAFDKWMFMHNGQIGDYHRVRRELEKQLDDSHYEHRFGSTDSELLFLLAVQEDLQKCPVSAMRKILQRVRKAMVDKGIRAPLRFTSCLSDGKRLCGFRCSTDHHAPSLYYRRYDNGDVVLVSEPIDRQSGCWIEVPQDQAVCFKENGDMVQTEMQLQ, encoded by the coding sequence ATGTGCCGTTGGATTGCGTATAAGGGACAGCCGGTTTTTCTTGAGCATTATGTTACGACTGCGGATCATTCCCTGATCCATCAAAGCCTGCATGCCGAGGAAGGCAAGACCGTTACCAACGGCGACGGCTTTGGCATCGGCTGGTATGGTGCCAAGGAAAATCCCGGCATCTATCGCGAAATCCTGCCCGCCTGGAATGACACCAATCTCAAGAGTCTGGCCGCTCAAATCCAGTCTTCGCTCTTCTTTGCCCATGTCCGCGCCTCCACCGGCACGGCAACCAATCGCTGCAATTGCCACCCCTTTGCCTTTGACAAATGGATGTTCATGCATAATGGACAGATCGGGGATTATCACAGGGTACGGCGCGAGCTGGAAAAACAGCTCGATGACAGCCATTATGAGCATCGCTTCGGCAGCACGGATTCCGAGCTTCTGTTTCTGTTGGCGGTGCAGGAAGACCTGCAGAAATGCCCGGTCAGCGCGATGCGCAAAATTTTGCAGCGGGTTCGCAAGGCAATGGTCGACAAGGGCATTCGCGCTCCCTTGCGCTTCACCTCATGTCTTTCCGATGGCAAGCGCCTGTGTGGCTTTCGCTGCTCGACCGATCACCATGCTCCCTCGCTCTATTATCGCCGCTATGACAATGGCGATGTGGTGCTGGTCTCCGAACCGATAGACCGGCAATCGGGATGCTGGATCGAGGTGCCGCAGGATCAGGCCGTCTGCTTCAAGGAAAATGGCGACATGGTGCAGACCGAAATGCAGCTGCAATAG
- a CDS encoding choice-of-anchor I family protein: MFKSVSKALLLASCLALPLASQAHALTLEPVATHSANVFDEGAAEIVSYDKAGKKLFVVNGNDKAIDIFDISNPSEIKEAGSLNVTDFGKGANSVDVHSDYVAIAVENKDKQANGKLVLYKTDGTLVGDVELGALPDCVVFSPNGEFAMVANEGEPSDDFKNDPVGTVSIVSIPSLEVKTVSFDALKAADFGDDFHTAAPEGISFAQQIEPEYVAITPDSKTAFVSLQESNAIAVIDTATATLKKVFSLGFQDYSKVKADLSDKDGKINRQNWPVLSFRMPDTVKAFSKDGVNYVVMSNEGDSRDYEGYSEEERLGKVKLDPTAFPNAEELQKKENLGRLKITTSQGDKDGDGDFDVIYGYGGRSFSIFNEEGEMVFDSGDEIEAKMAELVPSAFNSEGANESFDSRSDDKGTEPEALELAEIDGKLYAFIGLERMSGIVVYDITDPAKASYVTYASNAKLDGESEKLTAGDIAPEGIKFIAGKDSPNGQPMIAVANEVSGTVTLWAIK, from the coding sequence ATGTTCAAATCTGTTTCCAAGGCGCTGCTGCTTGCAAGCTGCCTCGCTCTGCCGCTGGCGTCTCAGGCCCACGCGCTCACGCTTGAGCCGGTTGCCACCCATTCCGCCAATGTCTTTGATGAAGGCGCTGCCGAAATCGTCTCCTATGACAAGGCGGGCAAGAAACTGTTTGTCGTGAACGGCAATGACAAGGCCATCGATATTTTCGACATCTCCAATCCGTCAGAGATAAAGGAAGCTGGCTCGCTCAATGTCACGGATTTTGGCAAAGGCGCAAATTCGGTTGATGTGCATAGTGACTATGTCGCCATTGCGGTTGAGAACAAGGACAAGCAGGCCAATGGCAAGCTGGTGCTTTACAAGACCGACGGCACGCTGGTCGGTGATGTCGAGCTGGGCGCGCTGCCTGACTGCGTCGTCTTCTCGCCAAATGGCGAATTCGCCATGGTGGCCAATGAGGGCGAGCCTTCTGACGATTTCAAGAATGATCCGGTCGGCACGGTCTCCATCGTCTCCATTCCCTCTCTTGAGGTCAAGACCGTCTCCTTTGATGCTCTGAAAGCGGCAGATTTCGGCGATGATTTCCATACCGCCGCGCCGGAAGGCATTTCCTTTGCCCAGCAGATCGAGCCGGAATATGTCGCCATCACTCCGGACAGCAAGACCGCCTTTGTATCCTTGCAGGAAAGCAATGCGATCGCAGTCATCGATACCGCGACAGCGACTCTGAAAAAGGTCTTCTCGCTCGGCTTTCAGGATTATTCCAAGGTCAAGGCAGATCTGTCCGACAAGGATGGCAAGATCAACCGTCAGAACTGGCCGGTTCTGTCCTTCCGCATGCCCGATACCGTCAAGGCCTTCTCCAAGGATGGCGTCAATTATGTGGTCATGTCCAACGAGGGCGACAGCCGCGATTATGAAGGCTATTCCGAAGAGGAACGGCTGGGCAAGGTCAAGCTGGACCCGACCGCCTTCCCCAATGCCGAAGAGTTGCAGAAGAAGGAAAATCTCGGCCGTCTGAAAATCACCACCTCTCAGGGCGACAAGGATGGTGATGGCGATTTTGATGTCATCTATGGTTATGGCGGTCGCTCCTTCTCCATCTTCAATGAAGAGGGCGAGATGGTGTTTGATTCCGGCGATGAAATCGAAGCCAAAATGGCAGAGCTGGTGCCAAGCGCCTTCAACAGCGAAGGGGCCAACGAAAGCTTCGACAGCCGCTCTGACGACAAGGGCACCGAGCCCGAAGCGCTCGAACTGGCCGAGATCGACGGCAAGCTCTATGCCTTCATCGGTCTGGAGCGCATGAGCGGTATCGTGGTCTATGACATCACCGATCCGGCCAAGGCTTCCTATGTCACCTATGCCAGCAATGCAAAGCTTGATGGCGAGTCCGAAAAGCTGACCGCAGGCGACATCGCGCCCGAAGGCATCAAATTCATCGCGGGCAAGGATAGCCCGAACGGTCAGCCGATGATTGCCGTTGCCAACGAGGTTTCCGGCACGGTCACCCTCTGGGCCATCAAATAG
- the map gene encoding type I methionyl aminopeptidase, translating into MIVKTQEQLDGLKACGRAVARAIREMGAALEPGITSQELDDLGRRILEEEGAVSAPESVYDFPGATCISIEPVIAHGWADSQSVKPGDLVNIDVSASKDGYFTDAGATFILPPVMPEKRALVEAAKRARDKAIAQARAGQSMQVIPKAFDLEAKAGGYTIIQNLLGCHGVGTTLHDRPEILAIPDRRDRRKLQEGMVIAVEPFLSTGATYASDGTREWELFTPGCLTAQFEHTIVIGKKGPIIVTL; encoded by the coding sequence ATGATCGTAAAAACCCAAGAGCAGCTAGACGGCCTGAAGGCCTGCGGCAGAGCCGTCGCCCGTGCCATTCGCGAAATGGGGGCTGCGCTCGAGCCGGGCATCACCTCGCAGGAGCTGGACGATCTTGGGCGACGCATTCTGGAAGAAGAGGGAGCCGTTTCCGCACCGGAATCCGTTTATGATTTTCCCGGTGCTACCTGCATTTCCATCGAGCCGGTGATCGCCCATGGCTGGGCCGACAGCCAGAGCGTCAAGCCCGGCGATCTGGTCAATATCGATGTTTCCGCCAGCAAGGATGGCTATTTCACCGACGCCGGGGCGACCTTCATTCTTCCCCCGGTAATGCCGGAAAAGCGCGCTTTGGTGGAGGCAGCAAAGCGGGCACGGGACAAGGCGATTGCTCAGGCGCGGGCCGGCCAGTCCATGCAGGTCATTCCCAAGGCCTTCGATCTGGAAGCCAAGGCAGGGGGCTATACCATCATCCAGAATCTGCTCGGCTGTCACGGCGTCGGCACGACGCTGCATGACCGGCCCGAAATTCTCGCCATTCCCGACAGGCGCGATCGGCGCAAGCTGCAGGAAGGCATGGTCATTGCGGTCGAACCCTTCCTTTCCACCGGAGCCACTTATGCCAGCGATGGCACCCGCGAATGGGAGCTGTTCACTCCCGGCTGCCTGACAGCCCAGTTCGAGCATACGATTGTCATTGGCAAGAAGGGGCCGATCATCGTCACCCTCTGA
- a CDS encoding N-acetyltransferase yields MYIRKETSADADAIRLLTQKAFEPVPYSTGSESAIIDQLRCEGDLVLSLVMDDDGIIVGHVAFSPIRIDGKFDKWYCLGPISVAPIKQKQGIGKALVGEGLREIRALGSNGCILVGNPAYYQRFGFSSNGLLRYGSIDPAVIQHKTFQGPAPKGTLTHANAFEQVLKELHP; encoded by the coding sequence ATGTATATTCGCAAGGAAACATCCGCAGACGCGGATGCCATCCGCCTATTGACGCAAAAGGCCTTTGAACCGGTTCCCTATAGCACGGGTAGCGAAAGCGCGATCATTGACCAGTTACGCTGCGAGGGTGATCTCGTCCTGTCGCTGGTCATGGATGACGACGGGATCATCGTCGGCCATGTCGCTTTCTCACCGATCCGCATCGATGGAAAATTCGACAAATGGTATTGTCTGGGGCCCATTTCCGTCGCCCCGATCAAGCAGAAACAGGGCATTGGCAAGGCGCTGGTGGGCGAGGGATTGAGAGAAATCCGGGCGCTCGGCTCCAATGGCTGCATTCTGGTCGGCAATCCGGCCTATTATCAACGGTTCGGTTTCAGCAGCAATGGCCTGTTACGCTATGGCTCGATCGATCCCGCCGTGATCCAGCACAAGACCTTTCAGGGACCAGCGCCCAAAGGCACTCTGACCCATGCCAACGCCTTCGAGCAGGTGTTAAAAGAGCTGCATCCCTGA
- a CDS encoding phosphoenolpyruvate carboxykinase: MKQFGTWNESNGVDKLGLRNLDSVHYNYRFPKLVEEALARKEGRLIEGGAFAVDTGKHTGRSPKDKHTVRDATTENTIWWDNNKAMTPEAFDLLYEDMMAYAEGKELFVQDLYGGADLDHRIKTRIVTELAWQSHFIRNMLIRPEHAELADFVQELTVIDFPGFLCDPAKYGVRSETCIALNLTKKVILIAGSSYAGEIKKSVFTTLNYLLPEKKIMPMHCSANVGNDNDTAIFFGLSGTGKTTLSADPNRTLIGDDEHGWGENGVFNFEGGCYAKTINLSAEAEPEIFATTHTFGAIVENMVIDPITDKPDFADGSKTENTRVSYPTYFIPNASDTGRAPQPKNIIMLTADAFGVLPPIAKLTPEQAMYHFLSGYTAKVAGTEKGVTEPEATFSTCFGAPFMPRHPSEYGNLLREMMEKHQVTCWLVNTGWTGGAYGVGSRMPIKATRALLTAALDGSLNSAEFRTDEVFGVEVPVAVPGVDTKLLTPRETWADKAAFDAMATKLAGMFVKNFEYYLPHVDDAVKAAGPKA; this comes from the coding sequence GTGAAACAATTCGGCACGTGGAACGAATCCAATGGCGTTGACAAACTCGGTCTTCGCAATCTCGATAGCGTACATTACAACTATCGTTTTCCGAAGCTGGTAGAAGAAGCGCTGGCTCGCAAGGAAGGTCGTCTGATCGAAGGCGGTGCTTTTGCAGTGGATACCGGCAAACATACCGGCCGTTCCCCAAAGGATAAACATACCGTTCGCGACGCTACCACCGAAAACACCATCTGGTGGGACAACAACAAAGCCATGACGCCGGAAGCTTTCGATCTTCTCTATGAAGACATGATGGCTTACGCTGAAGGCAAAGAGCTGTTCGTACAGGACCTGTATGGCGGCGCTGACCTTGATCACCGCATCAAAACACGTATCGTGACCGAGCTGGCTTGGCAGTCTCACTTCATTCGCAACATGCTGATCCGTCCGGAACATGCCGAACTGGCTGATTTCGTTCAGGAACTGACTGTTATCGACTTCCCGGGCTTCCTCTGCGACCCTGCTAAATATGGCGTTCGCTCCGAAACCTGCATCGCGCTGAACCTGACCAAGAAAGTCATTCTGATTGCCGGTTCTTCCTATGCTGGTGAGATCAAGAAGTCTGTCTTCACCACCCTTAACTACCTGCTGCCTGAAAAGAAAATCATGCCGATGCACTGCTCTGCAAACGTTGGCAATGACAATGACACGGCGATCTTCTTCGGCCTGTCCGGCACCGGTAAAACCACCCTTTCGGCTGATCCGAACCGCACCCTGATCGGTGACGACGAGCACGGCTGGGGCGAAAACGGCGTCTTCAACTTCGAAGGCGGCTGCTACGCTAAAACCATCAACCTGTCCGCTGAAGCTGAACCGGAAATCTTCGCAACGACCCACACCTTCGGTGCAATCGTTGAGAATATGGTTATCGATCCAATCACCGATAAACCTGATTTCGCTGATGGCTCCAAGACCGAGAACACCCGCGTTTCCTATCCGACCTACTTCATCCCGAACGCTTCGGATACCGGCCGCGCTCCTCAGCCGAAAAACATCATCATGTTGACCGCTGACGCATTCGGTGTTCTGCCTCCGATCGCCAAGCTGACCCCGGAACAGGCCATGTATCACTTCCTGTCCGGTTACACCGCGAAAGTGGCTGGTACGGAAAAAGGCGTTACCGAGCCGGAAGCTACCTTCTCTACCTGCTTCGGCGCTCCTTTCATGCCTCGCCATCCTTCCGAATATGGCAACCTGCTGCGTGAAATGATGGAAAAACATCAGGTTACCTGCTGGCTGGTCAACACCGGCTGGACCGGTGGTGCTTATGGCGTCGGTTCCCGCATGCCAATCAAGGCAACCCGCGCTCTGCTGACCGCAGCTCTTGACGGTTCCCTGAACTCTGCTGAATTCCGCACTGACGAAGTCTTCGGTGTTGAAGTTCCGGTTGCTGTTCCTGGCGTTGACACCAAACTGTTGACCCCACGCGAAACCTGGGCTGACAAAGCTGCATTCGACGCAATGGCTACCAAGCTGGCTGGCATGTTCGTGAAGAACTTCGAATATTATCTGCCACATGTCGATGACGCTGTGAAAGCTGCTGGCCCGAAAGCCTAA
- a CDS encoding response regulator transcription factor — protein sequence MATIALVDDDRNILTSVSIALEAEGYKVDTYTDGASGLEGLLHAVPDLAILDIKMPRMDGMELLRRLRQKTDLPVIFLTSKDDEIDELFGLKMGADDFIHKPFSQRLLVERVKAVLRRAQARDTSVKSGGQTAKSDLLERGLLSMDRERHTCNWDGKPVTLTVTEFLILYSLAQRPGVVKSRNALMDAAYEDQVYVDDRTIDSHIKRLRKKFKAVDDSFDMIETLYGVGYRFREE from the coding sequence ATGGCAACGATTGCCCTTGTCGATGATGATCGCAATATTCTGACGTCGGTTTCGATCGCATTGGAAGCTGAAGGCTATAAGGTGGACACCTACACGGACGGCGCGTCCGGGCTTGAAGGTCTGCTGCATGCCGTGCCTGATCTTGCTATTCTGGATATCAAGATGCCGCGCATGGATGGCATGGAACTCTTGCGCAGGCTGCGCCAGAAAACGGATCTGCCCGTTATCTTCCTGACATCAAAGGATGATGAAATCGACGAATTGTTCGGCTTGAAGATGGGCGCCGATGACTTCATTCACAAGCCCTTCTCCCAGCGTCTGCTTGTTGAGCGCGTCAAGGCGGTTCTGCGCCGCGCCCAGGCGCGTGACACATCCGTCAAGTCCGGCGGCCAGACTGCCAAGAGCGATCTGCTCGAGCGCGGCCTGCTCTCCATGGACAGGGAAAGACACACCTGCAACTGGGATGGCAAGCCGGTAACCCTGACCGTTACCGAGTTTCTCATTCTCTATTCTCTGGCCCAGCGCCCCGGCGTGGTCAAGAGCCGCAACGCCCTGATGGATGCCGCCTATGAAGATCAGGTCTATGTCGATGATCGCACCATTGACAGCCACATTAAGCGGCTGCGCAAGAAATTCAAGGCCGTGGACGACAGTTTCGATATGATTGAAACTCTCTATGGTGTCGGCTATCGCTTCAGGGAAGAATAG
- a CDS encoding sensor histidine kinase: MDRRQNQEQKKPGRPKAKRKPWSLRRTRLLVARLTNVIALSSLTRRIVFLNLAALAVLVIGILYLNQFREGLIDARVSSLLTQGKIIAGAVSASAASDTDAITINPERLLELQAGESFSPADDTFSYFEFPIDPEKAAPILRAAISPTDTRARIYDLAGNLIVDSNQLHSTGVLRFNLPEPEMETTESWSDRWDHFVSWLRQADLPLYKELANTDGRGYPEVSKALDGSDASIVRVNEKGRLIVSVAVPIQRSRIITGALLLSTRDGDIDKIVEAERWGILRVFLIAALVTGSMSILLAGTIAGPVRKLSEAAERVRRGVKQREEIPDFSERKDEIGQLSQSLRAMTKTLYKRMDAIEAFAADVAHELKNPLTSLRSAVETLPLAKKPEARERLVSIILHDVRRLDRLISDISDASRLDAELARQESDEINLRALLETIVSIQDEIGSKSNIRVTLDLDKDTADKGKAFLVSGNDSRLGQVFVNLVDNARSFTAKGGEVRVSLQQRNHWIVVTVDDDGPGIQAEDVSRVFERFYTDRPQGEDFGQNSGLGLSISKQIVEAYSGEIQASNRLGEGEAEGETVILGARFTVRFPAIVHAATKKPEPKADPAV, translated from the coding sequence TTGGATAGAAGGCAAAATCAGGAACAGAAGAAGCCGGGCAGGCCAAAGGCAAAACGCAAGCCCTGGTCGCTCAGGCGCACGCGCCTGTTGGTGGCCCGTCTCACCAATGTGATCGCGCTGTCCTCGCTGACCCGGCGCATCGTGTTTCTCAACCTCGCCGCGCTGGCTGTTCTGGTGATCGGCATTCTCTATCTCAACCAGTTTCGCGAAGGGCTTATCGATGCCCGTGTTTCGTCCCTGCTGACACAGGGCAAGATCATTGCCGGGGCGGTGTCCGCCTCTGCGGCCTCGGATACCGACGCAATCACGATCAATCCGGAGCGCCTGCTGGAATTGCAGGCCGGTGAAAGCTTCTCTCCGGCCGATGACACCTTCAGCTATTTCGAATTTCCCATCGATCCGGAAAAGGCTGCTCCCATTCTGCGCGCCGCCATTTCGCCAACCGATACGCGCGCCCGCATCTATGATCTGGCCGGCAACCTGATTGTCGATTCCAACCAGCTTCATTCCACCGGCGTGCTGCGGTTCAATCTGCCCGAGCCCGAAATGGAAACAACGGAAAGCTGGAGTGACCGCTGGGATCACTTTGTCAGCTGGCTGCGTCAGGCCGATCTGCCGCTCTATAAGGAACTGGCCAACACCGACGGGCGGGGGTATCCGGAAGTGTCCAAGGCGCTTGACGGCTCGGATGCCTCGATCGTGCGGGTGAATGAAAAGGGGCGGCTGATCGTATCGGTCGCGGTTCCCATTCAGCGTTCTCGGATTATCACTGGCGCCCTTCTGCTTTCCACCCGCGATGGCGATATCGACAAGATCGTCGAGGCGGAACGCTGGGGCATCCTGCGCGTCTTCCTGATTGCGGCGCTGGTGACCGGGTCGATGTCGATCCTGCTTGCCGGAACGATTGCCGGTCCGGTGCGCAAATTGTCCGAAGCAGCCGAGCGCGTGCGCCGCGGCGTCAAGCAGCGAGAGGAAATTCCCGATTTCTCCGAACGCAAGGATGAAATCGGTCAGTTGAGCCAATCCCTCAGGGCGATGACAAAGACGCTCTACAAGCGCATGGATGCCATCGAGGCCTTTGCCGCAGATGTTGCCCATGAGCTGAAAAACCCGCTGACCTCGCTGCGCTCTGCGGTGGAAACCCTGCCTCTGGCCAAGAAGCCGGAAGCCCGCGAGCGGCTGGTCAGCATCATCCTGCATGACGTGCGACGGCTGGATCGCCTGATTTCGGACATCTCGGACGCTTCCCGGCTGGATGCGGAACTGGCGCGGCAGGAATCTGACGAAATCAATTTGCGGGCGCTGCTGGAAACCATCGTCTCGATACAGGACGAAATCGGTTCGAAGTCCAATATTCGCGTGACGCTTGATCTGGACAAGGATACTGCGGACAAGGGTAAGGCCTTCCTTGTGAGCGGCAATGACAGTCGTCTCGGGCAGGTCTTTGTCAATCTGGTCGACAATGCCCGCTCCTTCACCGCCAAGGGCGGAGAAGTGCGCGTCAGTTTGCAACAGCGCAACCACTGGATCGTGGTGACCGTGGATGATGATGGTCCGGGCATTCAGGCTGAAGATGTTTCCCGCGTCTTTGAGCGTTTCTATACCGACCGCCCGCAAGGGGAAGATTTCGGTCAGAATTCGGGTCTCGGCCTGTCGATTTCCAAGCAGATTGTTGAAGCCTACAGCGGCGAGATTCAGGCTTCAAACCGTCTTGGTGAAGGCGAGGCTGAAGGAGAAACCGTCATTTTGGGTGCCCGTTTCACCGTCCGTTTTCCTGCAATTGTCCATGCTGCGACGAAAAAACCCGAGCCAAAAGCGGATCCGGCTGTCTAG
- a CDS encoding PTS sugar transporter subunit IIA, whose protein sequence is MIGLVLVTHGRLAEEFRAALEHVVGPQQQIETICIGPDDDMEQRRQDILDAVEAVNKDKGVVLLTDMFGGTPSNMAISVMDENKIEVLAGVNLPMLIKLASVRADRSLSEAVNEACEAGRKYINIASKLLSGE, encoded by the coding sequence ATGATTGGTCTTGTCCTTGTAACCCATGGTCGTTTGGCCGAAGAGTTCCGCGCAGCCCTTGAGCATGTTGTCGGACCTCAGCAGCAGATTGAGACAATTTGCATCGGCCCCGATGACGACATGGAACAGCGACGCCAGGATATTCTTGATGCGGTGGAAGCCGTGAACAAGGATAAGGGAGTGGTTCTGCTAACGGACATGTTTGGCGGTACGCCATCCAATATGGCAATTTCGGTCATGGATGAAAACAAGATCGAAGTGCTCGCAGGGGTCAACCTGCCGATGCTGATTAAACTGGCCAGCGTCCGGGCAGACAGAAGCCTGTCTGAAGCAGTGAATGAGGCCTGCGAAGCAGGCAGAAAATATATCAATATTGCAAGCAAGCTGCTCTCCGGCGAATAG